One window of Xanthomonas sp. 10-10 genomic DNA carries:
- the fghA gene encoding S-formylglutathione hydrolase, which translates to MERIEHRACFGGWQDVYRHQSQSLGCSMQVGMYLPPQAADGPLPVLYWLSGLTCTEQNFISKAGAQRYAAEHGVIVVAPDTSPRGDDVADAEGYDIGKGAGFYVDATQQPWAAHYRMYDYVVNELPALIEAHFATTGARAISGHSMGGHGALTIALKNPGRYRSVSAFSPIVAPSQVPWGEKAFGHYLGDDRDSWKAYDATALIAQAQERLPLLIDQGDADEFLENQLKTRLFEDAAKAAAYPVTVRMQPGYDHSYYFISSFIGEHIAHHAAALRG; encoded by the coding sequence ATGGAACGTATCGAACACCGCGCCTGTTTTGGCGGTTGGCAGGATGTGTATCGGCATCAATCGCAGAGCCTGGGTTGCAGCATGCAGGTGGGCATGTATCTTCCTCCCCAGGCCGCCGACGGCCCGCTGCCGGTGCTGTACTGGCTCAGCGGCCTGACCTGTACCGAGCAGAACTTCATCAGCAAGGCCGGTGCGCAGCGCTATGCCGCCGAGCATGGGGTGATTGTGGTGGCCCCGGATACCAGCCCCCGTGGCGACGATGTGGCCGATGCAGAGGGCTACGACATCGGCAAGGGCGCCGGCTTCTACGTCGATGCCACGCAGCAGCCCTGGGCTGCGCACTACCGCATGTACGACTATGTGGTGAACGAATTGCCGGCGCTGATCGAAGCGCACTTTGCCACCACCGGGGCGCGTGCGATCAGCGGCCACTCGATGGGCGGGCATGGCGCATTGACCATCGCCCTGAAGAACCCGGGGCGCTATCGCAGCGTATCGGCGTTCTCGCCGATCGTGGCACCCAGCCAGGTGCCGTGGGGCGAGAAGGCATTCGGACACTATCTTGGCGACGATCGCGACAGCTGGAAGGCGTATGACGCCACCGCCCTGATCGCGCAGGCCCAGGAGCGTTTGCCGCTGTTGATCGATCAAGGCGACGCGGACGAATTTCTGGAAAACCAGCTGAAAACCCGGCTATTCGAAGACGCTGCCAAGGCGGCGGCATACCCGGTGACCGTGCGGATGCAGCCCGGCTACGACCATAGTTATTACTTCATCTCCAGTTTCATTGGCGAGCACATCGCGCATCATGCTGCGGCGCTGCGTGGTTGA
- the gfa gene encoding S-(hydroxymethyl)glutathione synthase, with protein MANVSIHPSVDGGVARGGAENFQGGTLECHCASDKVVVEVGAQTAHNHACGCSKCWKPEGATFSVIAVAPRDKVKVLAHEEKLKIVDESATIQRHACTACGVHLFGRIENKEHAFYGLDFVHTELSKQQGWSAPGFAAFVSSIIETGTPPEQMDGVRTRLTELGLTPYDCLSPGLMDALSAQVARKKGLLH; from the coding sequence ATGGCTAACGTGTCGATTCATCCTTCGGTAGATGGTGGCGTTGCGCGAGGCGGTGCAGAAAACTTTCAAGGGGGAACCCTCGAATGCCACTGCGCCAGCGACAAGGTGGTGGTGGAAGTGGGTGCGCAGACCGCACACAACCACGCATGCGGTTGCAGTAAGTGCTGGAAACCCGAGGGCGCCACGTTTTCGGTGATTGCGGTAGCGCCGCGCGACAAGGTCAAGGTGCTTGCGCACGAGGAAAAGCTGAAGATCGTCGATGAAAGCGCGACGATCCAGCGACACGCCTGCACGGCATGCGGCGTGCATCTGTTCGGCCGGATCGAGAACAAGGAGCACGCGTTCTACGGGCTGGATTTCGTGCACACCGAGCTGTCCAAGCAGCAGGGGTGGTCGGCGCCGGGCTTTGCCGCGTTCGTCTCGTCCATCATCGAAACCGGCACCCCGCCGGAGCAGATGGACGGCGTGCGCACGCGTCTGACCGAGCTGGGGTTGACGCCCTATGACTGCCTGTCGCCGGGATTGATGGATGCGCTGTCTGCGCAGGTAGCGCGCAAGAAGGGCTTGTTGCATTGA
- a CDS encoding S-(hydroxymethyl)glutathione dehydrogenase/class III alcohol dehydrogenase, producing the protein MKSRAAVAFGPGKPLEIVEIDVAPPKAGEVLVRITHTGVCHTDAFTLSGDDPEGIFPSVLGHEGGGIVEQIGEGVTSVKVGDHVIPLYTAECRKCKFCLSGKTNLCQAVRATQGKGLMPDGTTRFSYNGEPIYHYMGCSTFSEYTVVPEISLAVVNPDAPLEKVCLLGCGVTTGIGAVHNTAKVKPGESVAVFGLGGIGLAVIQGAVQAKAGRILAIDTNPGKFDLARSMGATDCINPKDYDKPIQEVIVELTDGGVDFSFECIGNVNVMRSALECCHKGWGESVIIGVAGAGQEISTRPFQLVTGRVWRGSAFGGVKGRTQLPGMVEQSMKGEIDLDPFITHTMPLEEINEAFDLMHEGKSIRTVIHF; encoded by the coding sequence ATGAAATCCCGTGCAGCAGTCGCATTCGGACCCGGCAAGCCGCTGGAAATCGTCGAGATCGACGTCGCACCGCCGAAGGCCGGCGAAGTGCTGGTCCGCATCACCCACACCGGCGTGTGCCACACCGATGCCTTCACGCTGTCCGGCGATGACCCGGAAGGCATCTTCCCGTCGGTGCTGGGCCACGAAGGTGGCGGCATCGTCGAGCAGATCGGCGAGGGCGTGACCAGCGTCAAGGTGGGCGACCACGTCATCCCGCTGTACACGGCCGAATGCCGCAAGTGCAAATTCTGTCTGTCGGGCAAGACCAACCTGTGCCAGGCCGTGCGCGCCACCCAGGGCAAGGGCCTGATGCCCGACGGCACCACGCGCTTCTCCTATAACGGCGAGCCGATCTACCACTATATGGGCTGCAGCACCTTCAGCGAATACACCGTGGTGCCGGAAATCTCGCTGGCCGTGGTCAACCCGGACGCGCCGCTGGAGAAGGTGTGCCTGCTCGGGTGCGGCGTCACCACCGGCATCGGTGCGGTGCACAACACCGCCAAGGTCAAGCCGGGCGAGAGCGTGGCGGTGTTCGGCCTGGGCGGCATCGGTCTGGCGGTGATCCAGGGCGCGGTGCAGGCCAAGGCCGGGCGCATCCTGGCCATCGACACCAACCCGGGCAAGTTCGACCTGGCGCGCAGCATGGGCGCCACCGATTGCATCAACCCCAAGGATTACGACAAGCCGATCCAGGAAGTGATCGTCGAGTTGACCGATGGCGGCGTGGATTTCAGCTTCGAGTGCATCGGCAACGTCAACGTGATGCGCTCGGCGCTGGAGTGCTGCCACAAGGGGTGGGGCGAGAGCGTCATCATCGGCGTGGCCGGTGCCGGCCAGGAAATCAGCACCCGTCCGTTCCAGCTGGTCACCGGCCGCGTGTGGCGCGGTAGCGCCTTCGGTGGCGTCAAGGGGCGCACGCAATTGCCGGGCATGGTGGAGCAGTCGATGAAGGGCGAGATCGATCTCGATCCGTTCATCACCCACACCATGCCGCTGGAAGAGATCAATGAAGCCTTCGACCTGATGCATGAAGGCAAGTCGATCCGCACCGTGATTCATTTCTGA
- a CDS encoding metal/formaldehyde-sensitive transcriptional repressor: MPHSPLEKKRALARVRRLRGQCDALERALQSGADCAPVLQQIAAIRGAVNGLMSQVLEAHIREDFGHAAASDAQRAERVQDLLGLVRSYLK; the protein is encoded by the coding sequence ATGCCGCATTCGCCGCTGGAAAAGAAGCGCGCGCTGGCGCGGGTACGGCGGTTGCGCGGGCAGTGCGACGCACTTGAGCGCGCGCTGCAGTCGGGCGCAGACTGCGCACCGGTGCTACAGCAGATCGCCGCGATCCGGGGGGCCGTCAATGGGCTGATGTCGCAGGTGCTTGAAGCGCATATCCGTGAAGACTTCGGACATGCCGCTGCGTCCGATGCGCAACGCGCCGAGCGGGTCCAGGACCTGCTCGGGCTGGTCCGGTCCTACCTCAAATGA
- a CDS encoding LysR family transcriptional regulator, producing MRLTLRQLQIFCAIAQQGSTTSAGLAVALSQSATSAALNELEHALGTQLFDRVGKRLVLNDVGTALLPQARRLLDGAQQIEAGFEPGAAASTGRLKIGCSTTIGNHVLPLVLHALRKQTPALRVDMESANSSAIARKVANFELDMGLIEGPCHLPELRAEPWLVDELLVVVGRRHALAKRAKVTLTDLRDADWLLREPGSGTREEVEQLLLRHLHALSDTRQIGSSEAIKNMVVQGLGVSCLSRWVVDELIAAKKLKPLTGGLPRLTRRFFLVAHRDKFFSPALGRFHATCLQFKHEHEQRSQP from the coding sequence GTGCGGCTGACGTTGCGGCAACTTCAGATCTTTTGCGCCATCGCCCAACAGGGCAGCACCACCAGCGCCGGGCTGGCGGTGGCGTTGTCGCAGTCGGCCACCAGTGCCGCGCTCAATGAGCTGGAACATGCGTTGGGAACGCAGTTGTTCGATCGCGTCGGCAAACGCCTGGTGCTCAACGATGTGGGCACGGCGCTGTTGCCGCAGGCGCGCAGGCTGCTCGATGGCGCGCAGCAGATCGAGGCGGGATTCGAGCCTGGCGCTGCGGCTTCTACAGGCCGTTTGAAGATCGGGTGCAGCACGACGATCGGCAATCATGTGTTGCCGCTGGTGCTGCATGCGCTACGCAAGCAGACGCCGGCGCTGCGCGTGGATATGGAAAGCGCCAATAGCAGCGCCATCGCGCGCAAGGTGGCCAACTTCGAGCTTGACATGGGGTTGATCGAAGGACCCTGCCATCTGCCGGAGCTGCGTGCCGAACCATGGTTGGTGGACGAGTTGCTGGTCGTGGTCGGGCGCCGGCATGCATTGGCCAAGCGGGCCAAGGTCACGTTGACCGACCTGCGCGATGCCGACTGGCTATTGCGCGAGCCTGGCTCGGGGACGCGCGAAGAAGTCGAGCAGTTGCTGTTGCGGCATCTGCATGCATTGTCCGATACCCGGCAAATCGGCAGCTCGGAAGCGATCAAGAACATGGTGGTGCAGGGCCTGGGGGTGAGTTGCCTGTCGCGCTGGGTGGTGGACGAGTTGATCGCAGCGAAGAAGTTGAAGCCGTTGACCGGTGGGCTGCCGCGATTGACCCGGCGTTTCTTTCTGGTGGCCCATCGCGACAAGTTTTTTTCGCCCGCTCTCGGGCGCTTCCACGCCACCTGCCTGCAGTTCAAGCACGAACACGAGCAGCGCTCGCAACCTTAG
- a CDS encoding TDT family transporter: MSTATALPVTQRLRPFKALSGPREVIRQFTPNWFAATMGTGIFALALGQLPWRAPGLAAVGECLWMCNAALFAVFALLYATRWVRFFDEARRILGHAGASMFLGTIPMGLATIINGLLLYGVPRWGSAVLPLAETLWWVDVAMALACGAGVPYLMFTRQQHRIEQMTAVWLLPVVAAEVAAASGGLLAPHLADAGTRFAVLIASYALWAYSVPVAMSILVILLLRMALHQLPPASMAASSWLSLGPIGTGALGMLVMGDDAPAIFAAHGLAGLGQIAAGIGTIGGLLFWGLGAWWLLLSVLITARYFRAEVPFNLGWWGFTFPLGVYALATLKLGARLQLMFFTGFGVVLVVVLGVVWALVAIRTLAGAYRGNLFVSPCIADLQSETTAR; this comes from the coding sequence ATGTCCACTGCGACTGCACTGCCCGTCACCCAGAGGCTGCGCCCGTTCAAGGCGCTGTCCGGCCCGCGCGAAGTCATCCGCCAATTCACCCCGAACTGGTTCGCTGCCACCATGGGCACCGGAATTTTCGCGCTGGCGCTCGGGCAACTGCCGTGGCGGGCTCCAGGCTTGGCTGCGGTCGGCGAGTGCCTGTGGATGTGCAACGCTGCGCTGTTTGCGGTCTTCGCGCTGTTGTATGCCACGCGCTGGGTGCGGTTCTTCGATGAAGCCAGGCGGATCCTGGGGCACGCTGGCGCCTCGATGTTCCTGGGCACCATCCCGATGGGCCTGGCGACCATCATCAACGGTCTGCTGCTGTACGGCGTGCCGCGTTGGGGCAGCGCCGTGCTGCCGCTGGCCGAGACCTTGTGGTGGGTGGACGTGGCGATGGCCTTGGCCTGCGGGGCGGGCGTGCCGTATCTGATGTTCACCCGGCAGCAGCACCGCATCGAGCAGATGACCGCCGTGTGGCTGCTGCCGGTAGTGGCGGCCGAAGTGGCGGCGGCCAGCGGCGGGTTGCTGGCTCCGCACCTTGCCGATGCGGGCACGCGGTTCGCGGTGCTGATCGCCAGCTACGCGTTGTGGGCGTATTCGGTACCGGTGGCGATGAGCATCCTGGTCATCCTGCTGCTGCGCATGGCCCTGCATCAGTTGCCGCCGGCCAGCATGGCAGCATCGAGCTGGTTGTCGCTCGGCCCGATCGGCACCGGTGCGCTAGGCATGCTGGTGATGGGTGACGACGCCCCGGCGATCTTCGCGGCACACGGGCTGGCTGGGCTCGGGCAGATCGCCGCAGGCATCGGCACGATCGGCGGCCTGCTGTTCTGGGGCCTGGGCGCTTGGTGGCTGCTGCTGTCTGTGCTGATCACCGCACGCTATTTCCGTGCAGAGGTGCCATTCAATCTGGGCTGGTGGGGCTTTACCTTCCCGCTCGGTGTCTACGCGCTGGCCACCTTGAAGCTCGGCGCACGGCTGCAGCTGATGTTCTTCACTGGTTTTGGCGTCGTCCTGGTCGTCGTGCTCGGTGTGGTCTGGGCACTCGTGGCGATCAGGACCCTGGCCGGCGCATATCGCGGCAACCTGTTCGTGTCGCCCTGCATCGCAGACCTGCAAAGCGAAACGACTGCGCGGTGA
- a CDS encoding glycosyltransferase — protein sequence MTGRDITQDTIASTLRHPDGECAHGKAFPMMRVISRDNGVGLTRDMVLMAQTLRAGGVPVQELGFTSQRLQDTGREVRLWASRALFGRVPLQIFSERVYARCLPLGQVNLLVPNPEWLLPKWLPLLPKFDAVLCKTRHAERIFQSLGCTTRFIGFTSPDRFDAQVPRQRAFFHLAGRSTAKGTRVLLETWKQHPEWPLLTVVQNPRTAGKPVMAPNIDHRVRYLDDAELRRLQNAHLFHLCPSEAEGFGHYLMEALSVGAVTLATDGEPMNELVTPAHGVLIPAGEVRQRRLASYYYVDAAGIAQAVDTALAMPQAALDALSANARAFYQASDAAFAARFRSAVLASLPEHAPQNAVGIAPVVVDR from the coding sequence ATGACGGGACGGGACATCACGCAGGACACCATCGCTTCGACACTGCGCCATCCCGATGGCGAGTGCGCGCATGGCAAGGCGTTTCCGATGATGCGGGTGATCAGCCGCGACAACGGCGTGGGCCTGACCCGCGACATGGTACTGATGGCGCAGACCCTGCGCGCTGGCGGCGTGCCGGTGCAGGAACTGGGGTTCACCAGCCAGCGGTTGCAGGATACCGGGCGCGAGGTGCGCCTGTGGGCCAGTCGCGCGCTGTTCGGGCGGGTGCCGCTGCAGATCTTTTCCGAACGCGTGTATGCGCGCTGCCTGCCACTGGGGCAGGTCAACCTGTTGGTGCCCAATCCGGAATGGCTGCTGCCCAAATGGCTGCCCTTGCTGCCGAAATTCGACGCAGTGCTGTGCAAGACCCGCCACGCCGAACGGATTTTCCAGAGCCTGGGTTGCACCACGCGTTTCATCGGCTTTACCAGCCCGGATCGCTTTGATGCGCAGGTGCCGCGCCAGCGTGCCTTTTTCCATCTGGCCGGGCGCAGTACCGCCAAGGGCACGCGCGTGCTGCTGGAGACCTGGAAGCAGCATCCGGAGTGGCCGCTGCTGACGGTGGTGCAGAACCCGCGGACGGCCGGCAAGCCGGTGATGGCGCCGAATATCGATCACCGCGTGCGCTATCTCGACGATGCGGAATTACGCCGGCTGCAGAACGCGCACCTTTTCCACCTCTGTCCCTCCGAGGCCGAAGGCTTCGGGCACTACCTGATGGAAGCGCTGAGCGTGGGTGCGGTTACCTTGGCCACCGATGGCGAGCCGATGAACGAACTGGTTACGCCGGCACATGGCGTGCTGATTCCGGCGGGCGAGGTGCGCCAGCGGCGCCTGGCGTCCTACTACTACGTCGACGCAGCAGGAATCGCGCAGGCAGTGGACACCGCGCTCGCCATGCCGCAGGCCGCGCTGGACGCGCTGTCGGCCAATGCGCGTGCGTTCTATCAGGCCAGCGATGCCGCATTTGCAGCGCGCTTCCGCAGCGCAGTGTTGGCATCGCTGCCGGAGCATGCGCCGCAAAACGCTGTCGGCATTGCGCCGGTCGTAGTCGATCGTTGA
- a CDS encoding response regulator transcription factor — protein MDMQQPCVLVVDDDPDLRKLIGEFLSAHGYQVDVAENVAAMRTRMAQRRPDLIVLDVMMPGEDGLSAARALASERGSPAVIMLSALGNDTDRIIGLEVGADDYLAKPCNPRELLARVRALLRRSQASHEQADQRGNVYEFAGWRLDVVRRDLRDPTGIFINLSDGEFALLRTFVEHPQRVLSRDQLLDYARGRDTDVYDRAIDSQISRLRRKINERVHTELIRTVRNEGYMLLPGVSRL, from the coding sequence ATGGATATGCAACAACCCTGCGTTCTTGTGGTCGACGACGACCCGGACCTGCGCAAGCTCATCGGCGAATTTCTGAGCGCCCACGGTTACCAGGTTGACGTTGCCGAAAACGTGGCCGCCATGCGCACGCGCATGGCGCAGCGACGCCCGGACCTCATCGTACTCGACGTGATGATGCCGGGAGAAGATGGGCTGAGCGCCGCGCGTGCCCTGGCCAGCGAACGCGGTTCGCCGGCGGTCATCATGCTCAGTGCGCTGGGCAACGATACCGACCGCATCATCGGCCTGGAAGTGGGGGCCGACGACTACCTGGCCAAGCCCTGCAACCCGCGCGAACTGCTGGCGCGGGTGCGCGCCCTGCTGCGCCGCAGCCAGGCCAGTCACGAACAGGCCGATCAGCGCGGAAACGTCTACGAATTCGCTGGCTGGCGACTGGACGTGGTGCGCCGCGACCTGCGCGACCCGACCGGCATCTTCATCAACCTCTCCGACGGCGAATTTGCATTGCTGCGCACCTTCGTCGAGCATCCGCAGCGGGTGCTCAGCCGCGACCAGCTGCTGGACTATGCGCGCGGCCGCGATACCGACGTCTACGACCGTGCCATCGACAGCCAGATCAGCCGCCTGCGCCGCAAGATCAATGAACGCGTCCATACCGAGTTGATTCGCACCGTACGCAACGAGGGCTACATGCTGCTGCCGGGCGTTTCGCGTCTGTGA
- a CDS encoding ATP-binding protein gives MSKPARRGLSIFARTFVLLAVALLTAQVIGIALLVMRTPVYEPPVHPPEVVALLSTRMPAGTQTLKVHDGAQPPSAPPGQVRDAFAEMLLAHWLDVDTQRVRFYRSADDRESPQLAGDRPRHLPGQLHATDAAGSDSRQRPSPEWASGRRAGDPPFGNGLRPDQAPEDWESERLTPGVPLLDGFTAALQQPDGRWRTVESPRRRLSAEFKTHIVLLFLAGLLANVPLAWWFSRALSAPIKRFAEAADRLGRNPHAAALQRSGPPEIVRAADSFNAMQARLNRLINERTHMVAAIAHDLRTPLARLSFRLDDLQPPLRDKALADIDEMKAMISAALDFIQNDRHRGERAPLDLRLLVESVVDNATDIGADAALLPGPTITLDGDPLALRRAVMNLLENALKYGKCARLQLTRDGEDGVLWIDDDGPGIDPTQREQLLLPFVRGESSRNRGTGGIGLGLSVAHSIVLAHGGDLRLDNRAHGGLRVTVRLPCMPERR, from the coding sequence GTGAGCAAACCGGCACGTCGCGGGCTGTCGATCTTTGCCCGCACGTTCGTCCTGCTGGCGGTGGCCCTGCTCACCGCCCAGGTCATCGGCATCGCCCTGCTGGTGATGCGCACCCCTGTCTACGAGCCGCCCGTGCACCCGCCGGAGGTGGTGGCGCTGCTGTCCACGCGCATGCCCGCCGGCACCCAGACCCTGAAGGTGCACGACGGCGCGCAGCCGCCGTCCGCACCGCCCGGCCAGGTCCGCGACGCCTTCGCCGAGATGCTGCTGGCGCACTGGCTGGACGTGGACACGCAGCGCGTGCGCTTCTATCGCAGTGCCGACGACCGCGAAAGCCCGCAACTGGCCGGCGACCGGCCGCGGCATCTGCCCGGCCAGCTGCATGCCACCGATGCTGCAGGCAGCGACAGCCGGCAACGTCCGTCACCCGAATGGGCGTCCGGCCGCAGAGCCGGCGACCCGCCGTTCGGCAACGGGCTACGCCCGGACCAGGCGCCCGAAGACTGGGAAAGCGAACGCCTGACCCCCGGGGTACCGTTGCTGGATGGCTTCACCGCCGCACTGCAGCAACCCGACGGCCGCTGGCGCACGGTGGAATCGCCGCGGCGGCGGCTGTCGGCCGAATTCAAGACCCATATCGTGCTGCTGTTCCTGGCCGGCCTGCTCGCCAACGTGCCGCTGGCCTGGTGGTTCTCACGGGCCTTGTCGGCACCGATCAAGCGTTTTGCCGAAGCCGCCGACCGGCTGGGCCGCAATCCTCACGCCGCCGCGCTGCAACGCAGCGGTCCGCCGGAAATCGTCCGCGCCGCCGATTCGTTCAATGCGATGCAGGCGCGCCTGAACCGGCTGATCAATGAGCGCACCCACATGGTGGCGGCGATCGCACACGACCTGCGCACACCGCTGGCGCGGCTGTCGTTTCGACTGGACGACCTGCAACCGCCGCTACGCGACAAGGCGCTGGCCGATATCGACGAGATGAAGGCGATGATTTCCGCGGCGCTGGATTTCATCCAGAACGATCGCCATCGCGGCGAACGCGCGCCGCTGGACCTGCGCCTGCTGGTGGAGAGCGTGGTCGACAACGCCACCGATATCGGCGCCGACGCCGCGCTGCTGCCCGGCCCGACCATCACCCTGGATGGCGACCCGCTGGCATTGCGCCGCGCCGTGATGAACCTGCTCGAAAACGCCTTGAAATACGGCAAGTGCGCGCGCCTGCAGCTCACCCGCGATGGCGAGGATGGCGTGCTGTGGATCGACGACGACGGCCCCGGCATCGACCCTACCCAGCGCGAACAACTGCTGCTGCCGTTCGTGCGTGGCGAGTCCTCGCGCAACCGTGGCACCGGCGGCATCGGCCTGGGCTTGTCGGTGGCGCACAGCATCGTGCTGGCGCACGGCGGCGACCTGCGCCTGGACAATCGCGCCCATGGCGGGCTGCGCGTGACCGTGCGCCTGCCCTGCATGCCGGAGCGGCGCTGA
- a CDS encoding glutamate--cysteine ligase — MSSPSHVAETPITERAELVQVLASGEKPSADWRIGTEHEKFGFQLDDLRAPTFEGERGIQALLTGLTRFGWEPVQENGHTIALLRDGASVTLEPAGQLELSGAAVETLHHTCVETGTHLDEVAQVAGELQLGFLGMGFQPKWRRDQMPWMPKGRYQIMKNYMPKVGSLGLDMMTRTCTVQVNLDYATESDMVQKFRVSLALQPIATALFADSPFTEGKPNGYLSYRSHIWTDTDADRTGMLDFVFEDGFGYERYVDYLLDVPMYFSYRNGVYVDASGQSFRDFMQGRLPALPGALPTLRDWSDHMTTAFPEVRLKKYLEMRGADAGPWNRLCALSAFWVGLLYDQTALDAAWDLVKDFSPTERHALRDGVPKHALGLPFRNGTVRDLAVEAVNIAREGLRRRARLNGDGQDETGFVDVIAEIAESGVTAAERKLALYHGAWNGDIDRVFREFAY; from the coding sequence TTGTCGAGTCCCAGCCACGTTGCCGAAACGCCGATCACCGAACGCGCGGAACTGGTGCAGGTCCTCGCCTCCGGCGAGAAGCCCAGCGCAGACTGGCGGATCGGGACCGAGCACGAAAAGTTCGGTTTCCAGCTCGACGACCTGCGCGCGCCCACCTTCGAAGGTGAGCGCGGCATCCAGGCGTTGCTGACCGGCTTGACCCGCTTCGGCTGGGAGCCGGTGCAGGAAAACGGCCACACCATCGCGCTGCTGCGCGACGGCGCCTCGGTGACGCTGGAGCCGGCCGGCCAGCTGGAACTGTCCGGCGCTGCGGTGGAAACCCTGCATCACACCTGTGTGGAAACCGGCACCCATCTGGACGAAGTGGCCCAGGTGGCCGGCGAGTTGCAGCTGGGATTCCTGGGCATGGGCTTCCAGCCGAAGTGGCGCCGCGACCAGATGCCGTGGATGCCCAAGGGCCGCTACCAGATCATGAAGAACTACATGCCCAAGGTCGGCTCGCTCGGCCTGGACATGATGACGCGCACCTGCACGGTGCAGGTCAATCTTGATTACGCCACCGAATCGGACATGGTGCAGAAGTTCCGCGTGTCGCTGGCACTGCAGCCGATCGCCACCGCCCTGTTTGCCGATTCGCCGTTCACCGAGGGCAAGCCCAACGGCTACCTGAGCTACCGCTCGCACATCTGGACCGACACCGACGCCGACCGCACCGGCATGCTGGATTTCGTGTTCGAAGATGGCTTCGGCTACGAGCGCTACGTCGATTACCTGCTCGATGTGCCGATGTATTTCTCGTATCGCAACGGCGTCTATGTCGATGCCAGCGGGCAGAGCTTCCGCGATTTCATGCAAGGCAGGCTGCCGGCGTTGCCGGGTGCGCTGCCTACCTTGCGCGACTGGTCGGACCACATGACCACCGCATTCCCGGAAGTGCGTTTGAAGAAATATCTGGAAATGCGCGGCGCCGATGCCGGCCCGTGGAATCGCCTGTGCGCGTTGTCGGCATTCTGGGTCGGGCTGCTGTACGACCAGACCGCGCTCGATGCGGCCTGGGACCTGGTCAAGGATTTCAGCCCGACCGAACGCCACGCCTTGCGCGACGGCGTGCCCAAGCATGCGCTGGGCTTGCCGTTCCGCAACGGCACCGTGCGCGACCTGGCGGTGGAAGCGGTCAACATCGCCCGCGAAGGCCTGCGCCGGCGCGCACGGCTGAATGGCGATGGTCAGGACGAAACCGGCTTTGTCGATGTGATCGCCGAGATCGCCGAGAGCGGCGTCACCGCCGCCGAGCGCAAGCTCGCGCTGTATCACGGCGCATGGAACGGCGATATCGACCGCGTGTTCCGCGAGTTTGCGTACTGA
- a CDS encoding VIT family protein: MPAQPTETHRSDRSGWLRAAVLGANDGIVSVAGLVVGVASAGASASVVLATGVAGTVAGAMSMAAGEYVSVQSQVDTEHADLETERRELKDFPESELDELAAIYCRRGLDPTLARRVAEQLTAHDALQAHARDELGITETARARPLQAAATSAAAFIAGAVLPVVAALLAPAGGQIWATGAATLAGLTVTGALAARAGGARLWRGALRVVFWGAAAMLATGLVGSLFGVQV, translated from the coding sequence ATGCCTGCGCAACCCACCGAAACCCATCGCAGCGACCGCAGCGGTTGGCTGCGTGCAGCCGTGCTCGGTGCCAACGACGGCATCGTCTCGGTCGCCGGGCTGGTGGTCGGGGTGGCCAGCGCAGGCGCTTCCGCCTCGGTGGTCCTCGCGACCGGCGTTGCCGGAACCGTGGCCGGCGCGATGTCGATGGCGGCGGGCGAGTATGTCTCGGTGCAGTCGCAGGTCGACACAGAACATGCGGACCTGGAGACCGAGCGCCGCGAACTGAAGGACTTTCCCGAAAGCGAACTGGACGAGCTGGCTGCCATTTATTGCCGGCGCGGCCTCGACCCCACGCTGGCACGCCGTGTCGCAGAACAGCTCACCGCTCACGACGCCCTGCAAGCCCACGCACGCGACGAGCTGGGCATCACTGAAACAGCGCGCGCCCGCCCGCTGCAGGCCGCAGCAACGTCGGCGGCAGCATTCATTGCCGGCGCGGTCCTGCCGGTGGTTGCCGCCCTGCTTGCACCGGCCGGCGGGCAGATCTGGGCGACGGGCGCAGCGACGCTGGCCGGACTGACAGTCACCGGCGCACTGGCGGCGCGCGCCGGTGGCGCCAGACTGTGGCGCGGCGCGCTACGGGTGGTGTTCTGGGGTGCGGCCGCCATGCTTGCCACCGGTCTGGTCGGCAGCTTGTTCGGCGTGCAGGTCTAG